ccctcccccagccAATACTTCCTCAACTCAAAAGTGGAAAATATGTACAATCTGTAATGAGCTTTTTCCTGAAAATGTTTATAGTGTGCACTTCGAAAAAGAACATAAAGCTGAGAAAGTCCCAGCAGTAGCCAACTACATTATGAAAATACACAATTTCACTAGCAAATGCCTCTACTGTAATCGCTATTTGCCCACAGATACCCTGCTCAACCACATGTTAATTCATGGTCTGTCTTGCCCGTATTGCCGGTCAACGTTCAATGACGTGGAAAAGATGGCGGCGCACATGCGGATGGTTCACATTGATGAAGAGATGGGACCTAAAACAGATTCTACTTTGAGCTTTGATTTGACATTGCAGCAGGGTAGTCACACTAATATCCACCTCCTTGTAACCACATACAACCTGAGGGATGCCCCAGCTGAATCTGTTGCTTACCATGCCCAGAATAACCCTCCGGTCCCTCCAAAGCCACAGCCAAAAGTTCAGGAAAAGGCAGATATCCCTGTTAAAAGTTCACCTCAGGCTGCAGTACCCTATAAAAAAGATGTTGGGAAAACCCTTTGCCCGCTTTGCTTTTCAATCCTAAAAGGACCCATATCTGATGCACTTGCCCATCACCTACGAGAGAGGCACCAAGTTATTCAGACGGTTCATCCGGTGGAAAAAAAGCTCACCTACAAATGCATCCATTGCCTTGGTGTGTACACCAGCAACATGACCGCCTCGACTATCACTTTGCATCTAGTTCACTGCAGGGGTGTTGGAAAGACCCAGAATGGCCAGGATAAGACAAATGCACCCTCTCGGCTTAATCAGTCACCGGGCCTGGCACCTGTCAAGCGCACTTACGAGCAAGTGGAATTTCCCTTGCTGAAAAAGCGAAAGTTAGACGATGATAGTGATTCGCCCAGCTTCTTTGAAGAGAAGCCTGAGGAGCCTGTTGTTTTAGCTTTAGACCCCAAGGGTCATGAAGATGATTCCTATGAAGCCAGGAAAAGCTTCCTAACGAAGTATTTCAATAAACAGCCCTATCCCACCAGGAGAGAAATTGAGAAGCTGGCTGCCAGTTTGTGGTTGTGGAAGAGTGACATTGCTTCCCATTTTAGTAACAAGAGGAAGAAGTGTGTCCGAGACTGTGAAAAATACAAGCCTGGTGTGTTACTGGGCTTCAACATGAAAGAACTCAACAAAGTGAAGCACGAGATGGATTTTGATGCTGAGTGGCTGTTTGAGAATCATGACGAGAAGGATTCCCGAGTCAATGCTAGTAAAACTGCTGACAAAAAGCTCAGCCTTGGGAAGGAAGAGGACAGCTCCTCAGACAGTTTTGAAAATTTGGAGGAAGAATCCAATGGAAGTGGTAGCCCTTTTGACCCTGTGTTTGAAGTCGAGCCTAAAATCCCCAACGATACCCCGGAGGAGCACATACCGAAGGTCATTTCTGAGGATGCTTTAGAATCTGAGGGGAAGCTAGACCAAAAAGAGGAGGATGGTTCAAAATACGAAACTGTTCATTTGACTGAGGAACCGACCAAGCTGCTGCGCGATGCCTCTGACAGTGACGTTGACCACGATGACGCCGTTGAGTGGAAGGATGGTGCTTCTCCGTCTGAGAGTGGCCCCGGTTCCCAACAGGTGTCGGACTTTGAGGACAACACAAGTGAAATGAAAGCGGGAACCTGGTCTGATGAGTCTTCCCAGAGTGAAGACGCAAGAAGCAGTAAGCCAGCTGCCAAAAAAAAGGCTACCGTGCAAGGCGACAGAGAGCAGTTGAAATGGAAGAATAGTTCCTATGGAAAAGTTGAAGGGTTTTGGTCCAAGGACCAGTCACAGTGGAAGAACGCATCTGAAAATGACGAGCGCTTATCTAACCCACAGATTGAGTGGCAGAATAGCACAATTGACAGTGAGGACGGGGAGCAGTTTGACAACATGACTGACGGCGTTGCCGAGCCCATGCACGGCGGCCTGACCGGCGTGAAACTGAGCAGCCAGCAGGCCTGAGTGCCCGGTTCTCCGGCACTGGGGACCAGCTGCCGCCTGGGGCTCGGCTCTGCTCTCCTCCCGGTAGGACTGCAAAGCTGTATTCTGACTGGTACCGCCTTTTGAGCGCTGGGTCACCGGGCTGTGGGGATACGAGGCCACTGCTAATCCCGGTGGTTCTTCCCATGTCTATGACACACGACTGGCTGATCTGGCTTCAGAACTTGCTGTGACAGACAcagtaaataaatgtgaaaaaccGATAAGCTGGTGGCTCACGAACGCACATGAGGAAAAGCAGAGGTTTATTTTATCTGCCTTCTCaacatttctttccctctgtaaAATGTTTGGTTGGATGATCTGGGGAAGCGTTACCCTGATTGACACGGTAGTGTAGGGCCAACATTCAAGCTACCAGTCCAATGTGTATAGTAGACTTCggggaaaatcaattttttttcatgtattcattctgAATAGTTGAAATGTATATTTGTACAGTCTTTTAGACCTATTCAAGTGATGCCTATGATATTGTTATTGTGTACCCATctagatttgtttctttttttagtgttgccCTTGCTGTGTAATAAGCGCTCTATCTAGTTTACCTAGCAAAAGCCTGAAACTGCGCTAGTATGGACTTTTGGACAGACTTAGTTTTTGCACATAACCTTGTACAATCTCGCAACAGAGGCCAGCCACATAAGATATATATCTGGACTCTCTTGTATTATAGAATTTTTCTCGTTCTGAATATCCTTGACATTACAGCTGACAGAAACAAAAACTGGCATTTCAGATCTGTTTTCTGAAATCTTTTAAGCTAAAAATCA
This genomic interval from Mustela lutreola isolate mMusLut2 chromosome 9, mMusLut2.pri, whole genome shotgun sequence contains the following:
- the ADNP gene encoding activity-dependent neuroprotector homeobox protein — its product is MFQLPVNNLGSLRKARKTVKKILSDIGLEYCKEHIEDFKQFEPNDFYLKNTTWEDVGLWDPSLTKNQDYRTKPFCCSACPFSSKFFSAYKSHFRNVHSEDFENRILLNCPYCTFNADKKTLETHIKIFHAPNASAPSSSLSTFKDKSKNDGLKPKQADSVEQAVYYCKKCTYRDPLYEIVRKHIYREHFQHVAAPYIAKAGEKSLNGAVPLGSNAREESSIHCKRCLFMPKSYEALVQHVIEDHERIGYQVTAMIGHTNVVVPRSKPLMLIAPKPQEKKGMGLQSRIGSLASGNVRSLPSQQMVNRLSIPKPNLNSTGVNMMSNVHLQQNNYGVKSVGQGYGVGQSMRLGLGGNAPVSIPQQSQSVKQLLPSGNGRSYGLGSEQRSQAPARYSLQSANASSLSSGQLKSPSLSQSQASRVLGQSSSKPTAAATGPPPANTSSTQKWKICTICNELFPENVYSVHFEKEHKAEKVPAVANYIMKIHNFTSKCLYCNRYLPTDTLLNHMLIHGLSCPYCRSTFNDVEKMAAHMRMVHIDEEMGPKTDSTLSFDLTLQQGSHTNIHLLVTTYNLRDAPAESVAYHAQNNPPVPPKPQPKVQEKADIPVKSSPQAAVPYKKDVGKTLCPLCFSILKGPISDALAHHLRERHQVIQTVHPVEKKLTYKCIHCLGVYTSNMTASTITLHLVHCRGVGKTQNGQDKTNAPSRLNQSPGLAPVKRTYEQVEFPLLKKRKLDDDSDSPSFFEEKPEEPVVLALDPKGHEDDSYEARKSFLTKYFNKQPYPTRREIEKLAASLWLWKSDIASHFSNKRKKCVRDCEKYKPGVLLGFNMKELNKVKHEMDFDAEWLFENHDEKDSRVNASKTADKKLSLGKEEDSSSDSFENLEEESNGSGSPFDPVFEVEPKIPNDTPEEHIPKVISEDALESEGKLDQKEEDGSKYETVHLTEEPTKLLRDASDSDVDHDDAVEWKDGASPSESGPGSQQVSDFEDNTSEMKAGTWSDESSQSEDARSSKPAAKKKATVQGDREQLKWKNSSYGKVEGFWSKDQSQWKNASENDERLSNPQIEWQNSTIDSEDGEQFDNMTDGVAEPMHGGLTGVKLSSQQA